In Camarhynchus parvulus chromosome 28, STF_HiC, whole genome shotgun sequence, the following proteins share a genomic window:
- the YJEFN3 gene encoding yjeF N-terminal domain-containing protein 3: MEKELLEDYRFGRQQLIEIWGHACAVAVTKAFPLRSLRRRQPTLLVACGPAQNGAVGLVCARHLRSFDYEPTIFYPKRSPDPLHRDFTTQCEKMDIPFLSYLPTEVQLIDDAYNAVVDAVLGAEGTPGTEGTEPCAAILATLRHVRIPIVSLDVPSGWVAGALGGSGDISPDVLVSLAAPKEAARRFRGRRHFLAGRFVPEELRRKFGLSPPEYPGSDCVVAL, from the exons atggagaaggagctgctggaggattATCGCTTCGGGCGGCAGCAGCTGATCGAGATCTGGGGACACGCCTGTGCCGTGGCTGTCAccaag GCGTTCCCGCTGCGCTCCCTGCGGCGCAGGCAGCCCACGCTGCTGGTGGCGTGCGGGCCGGCGCAGAACGGGGCCGTGGGGCTGGTGTGCGCCCGCCACCTGCGCAGCTTT GATTACGAGCCCACCATCTTCTACCCCAAGCGCTCCCCGGACCCGCTGCACCGCGACTTCACCACGCAGTGCGAGAAGATGGACATCCCCTTCCTGTCCTACCTGCCCACCGAG GTGCAGCTCATCGACGACGCCTACAACGCCGTGGTGGACGCGGTGCTGGGAGCCGAGGGGACGCCGGGCACGGAGGGGACGGAGCCCTGCGCCGCCATCCTGGCCACCCTCAGGCACGTCCGCATCCCCATCGTCAGCCTGGACGTCCCCTCAG GCTGGGTGGCCGGCGCGCTCGGTGGCAGCGGTGACATCAGCCCGGACGTGCTGGTGTCGCTGGCGGCGCCCAAGGAGGCGGCGCGGCGCTTCCGGGGACGGCGACATTTCCTGGCCGGGCGCTTCGTGCCCGAGGAGCTGCGCAGGAAATTCGGGCTCAGCCCCCCCGAGTACCCGGGCAGCGACTGCGTGGTGGCCCTGTGA
- the NDUFA13 gene encoding NADH dehydrogenase [ubiquinone] 1 alpha subcomplex subunit 13 produces MAAPKVKQDMAPPGGYGPIDYKRHLPRRGLSGYSLFALGVGSLLLGYYTLVKWNRQRRRLLIEELEARIALMPLLQAESDRRTLRLLRENLEEEAKIMRDVPGWKVGESRFHTDRWVPPTLEELYYLRPPAELEREKFGLQNYV; encoded by the exons ATGGCGGCGCCGAAGGTGAAGCAGGACATGGCCCCGCCGGGCGGGTACGGCCCCATCGACTACAAGCGGCACCTCCCGCGCCGCGGCCTCTCAG GGTACAGCCTGTTCGCGCTCGGCGTCGGGAGCCTCCTGCTCGGCTACTACACCCTCGTCAAGTGGAACCGCCAGCGCAG GCGGTTGCTGATCGAGGAGCTGGAGGCTCGGATCGCGCTGATGCCGCTGCTGCAGGCGGAGTCCGACCGCAG gacTCTGCGGCTGCTGCGGGAGAACCTGGAGGAGGAGGCCAAGATCATGCGGGACGTGCCGGGCTGGAAG GTGGGCGAGTCCCGGTTCCACACGGATCGCTGGGTGCCCCCCACGCTGGAGGAGCTCTACTACCTGCGGCCCCCGGCCGAGCTGGAACGCGAGAAGTTCGGGCTGCAGAACTACGTctga
- the GATAD2A gene encoding LOW QUALITY PROTEIN: transcriptional repressor p66-alpha (The sequence of the model RefSeq protein was modified relative to this genomic sequence to represent the inferred CDS: inserted 2 bases in 1 codon), producing the protein MSEDSCRTRSQKRALERDSEPDSKKLRMDKGLLGSELSSPEGDMKIKADPGAGKIPGTLKSGEVKATIKVELPAAGDEPVDMSTSKGCRRERRVPSPDVIVLSDNEPSSPRVNGLARLALPEPGTEALLQSPEQRERLIKQLQEELRLEEAKLVLLKKLRQSQSQKETPAPKPSSSRVPGSGLPPPLLRGGQAAASKQSPQIVMPPLVRGAQQIHTIRQHSSTGPPPLLLAPRASVPSVQIQGQRIIQQGLIRVANVPNASLLVNIPQASPTSLKGSAVPSGQAXGRARAARALGGTGEAPGSRQAAAKLALRKQLEKTLLEIPPPKPPAPEMNFLPSAANNEFIYLVGLEEVVQNLLESQGKVAVAVSCREPYLCAQCHTDFTCRWREEKNGTIMCETCMASNQKKALKAEHTNRLKAAFVKALQQEQEIEQRILQQTAPPGQPKAEPMGQHHALKQSSSQLSRGASRGVLHTFSSSPKLQSSSGSAALGGRPGKHADRAGSKGGAAWKKNPISTGGALPFVSPALAVHKSASAVERQREYLLDMIPPRSIPQSATWK; encoded by the exons ATGAGTGAGGACTCATGCCGCACCCGGAGCCAGAAGCGCGCCCTGGAGCGGGACTCGGAGCCCGACAGTAAAAAACTCAGGATGGACAAAGGACTTCTGGGATCCGAGCTCAGCTCCCCCGAGGGCGACATGAAGATCAAAGCGGATCCTGGAGCCGGGAAAATCCCGGGAACGCTGAAAAGTGGGGAAGTCAAAGCCACCATCAAAGTGGAGCTGCCGGCAGCAGGGGATGAGCCCGTGGACATGAGCACATCCAAAGG TTgccggcgggagcggcgcgtTCCCTCCCCGGACGTGATCGTGCTGTCGGACAACGAGCCCTCGAGCCCCCGCGTCAACGGGCTGGCCCGGCTGGCCCTGCCCGAGCCCGGCACCGAGGCCCTGCtg CAGAGCCCGGAGCAGCGGGAGCGCCTGAtcaagcagctgcaggaggagctgaggctggaggaggcCAAGCTGGTGCTGCTCAAGAAGCTCcggcagagccagagccagaagGAGACGCCGGCGCCCAAG CCCTCCTCCAGCCGCGTTCCGGGCTCCGGGCTCCCGCCCCCGCTGCTCCGGGGGGGCCAAGCGGCCGCCTCCAAGCAGAGCCCCCAGATCGTGATGCCCCCCCTGGTCCGAGGGGCCCAG CAAATCCACACCATCCGGCAGCACTCGAGCACGggcccgccgccgctgctgctggcGCCGCGCGCCTCGGTGCCCTCGGTGCAGATCCAGGGCCAGAGGATCATCCAGCAGGGCCTGATCCGCGTGGCCAACGTGCCCAACGCCAGCCTGCTCGTCAACATCCCCCAG GCATCCCCCACGTCCCTGAAGGGCTCGGCGGTGCCCTCGGGCcaggc gggccgggcgcgggcggcgcgggcgctGGGTGGCACCGGCGAGGCCCCGGGCAGCCGCCAGGCCGCGGCCAAGCTGGCGCTGCgcaagcagctggagaagacCCTGCTGGAGATCCCCCCGCCCAAGCCGCCCGCGCCCGAGATGAACTTCCTGCCCAGCGCCGCCAACAACGAGTTCATCTAcctggtggggctggaggaggtggTGCAGAACCTGCTGGAGAGCCAAG GGAAGGTGGCGGTGGCCGTGTCCTGCCGGGAGCCCTACCTGTGTGCCCAGTGCCACACGGACTTCACGTGCCGCTGGCGGGAGGAGAAGAACGGCACCATCATGTGCGAGACCTGCATGGCCTCCAACCAGAAGAAGGCCCTGAAGGCCGAGCACACGAACCGGCTCAAGGCCGCCTTCGTCaaggccctgcagcaggagcaggagatcGAGCAGAGGATCCTGCAGCAAACGGCGCCGCCCGGGCAGCCCAAGGCCGAGCCCATGGGGCAGCACCACGCGCTCAAGCAG agctccagccagcTGTCCCGGGGCGCCTCGCGGGGGGTGCTGCACACCTTCAGCTCCTCGCCcaagctgcagagctcctcgGGCAGCGCCGCGCTGGGCGGCCGGCCCGGCAAGCACGCCGACAGGGCCGGCAGCAAGGGCGGCGCCGCCTGGAAGAAAAACCCCATCAGCACAG GCGGGGCCCTGCCCTTCGTCAGCCCCGCGCTGGCCGTGCACAAGTCGGCCTCGGCCGTGGAGCGGCAGCGCGAGTATCTCCTGGACATGATCCCGCCCCGCTCCATCCCACAGTCGGCCACGTGGAAATAA